In one window of Oryza sativa Japonica Group chromosome 9, ASM3414082v1 DNA:
- the LOC4347667 gene encoding uncharacterized protein isoform X1: MSTAAAAAASTSLRPASQSALRLAGSPRRWCWGAPALSPARRAFHADTRRRKTLLYATDKGPEESLKKTIEVDRLIEMLRDANPRELDQIVVENVLAFDEGFWVRLAARIDLCKSDDDKKDYEELAENVMNIVDRLVHKTDEKIEQSTDVLKAIISPVMHEGENATWPPRDPEALKLMEKEISNREKEGQLDEGFLSEVNAQLRQAKQDGDKPGLQAMLQKVLQLYASNFLQKRSYAYKGGEVIVPESFLESVIKAPENEWNKLLLDGLTVGKGNVSPEEFYAVIKKRIERVLIRTEGGSYQQRILVEYLKEIQARAEEVVKVLQGPTI; this comes from the exons atgtcgacggcggcggcggccgcggcgtccaCCTCGCTCCGGCCGGCCTCCCAGTCCGCGCTCCGTCTCGCG GGTTcgccgcggcggtggtgctGGGGAGCCCCGGCGCTCTCCCCTGCGAGGAGAGCATTCCACGCGGACACGCGGAGGCG GAAGACTTTGTTATATGCAACTGATAAAGGCCCAGAAGAATCCTTGAAGAAGACAATTGAAGTTGACAGGTTGATCGAGATGCTGAGGGATGCAAATCCTAGAGAG CTTGATCAAATAGTGGTTGAAAATGTTCTGGCGTTCGATGAGGGTTTCTGGGTTCGGCTGGCAGCAAGAATTGATCTATGCAAATCGGATGATGATAAA AAAGACTATGAAGAATTGGCTGAAAATGTCATGAACATAGTTGACCGTCTTGTCCATAAGACTGAT GAAAAGATTGAACAGTCAACTGATGTGCTGAAGGCAATTATTAGTCCTGTGATGCACGAAGGTGAAAACGCCACGTGGCCACCGAGAGATCCGGAGGCTCTCAAATTGATGGAGAAA GAAATTTCAAATAGAGAAAAAGAAGGACAGCTAGACGAAGGATTTCTGTCAGAGGTTAATGCTCAGTTGAGGCAG GCTAAACAAGATGGAGATAAACCAGGACTTCAAGCTATGCTGCAGAAGGTGTTGCAGCTGTATGCGTCCAATTTTCTCCAAAAGCGTAGTTACGCTTACAAAG GGGGAGAAGTAATAGTGCCTGAAAGTTTTCTTGAATCTGTAATAAAGG CTCCGGAAAACGAGTGGAACAAGCTGTTGCTTGATGGGTTAACAGTGGGGAAAGGAAATGTTTCACCAGAAGAATTTTATGCTGTTATAAAGAAGAGAATTGAGAGAGTCTTAATTCGCACA GAAGGAGGTTCTTATCAGCAGCGCATACTCGTTGAATATCTAAAAGAGATACAGGCTAGAGCGGAGGAAGTTGTGAAGGTGCTTCAAGGACCAACCATATGA
- the LOC4347666 gene encoding branchpoint-bridging protein: protein MLVAALRVPAPIPSSLPSPARPLLRRRSSHRLPPPPPPAASMADAGGATTNKPAPAPAPEPPEKPLPGDCCGSGCVRCVWDVYYDELDAYNKALAAHSSSASSGSKPATSDGAKS from the coding sequence ATGCTGGTCGCCGCCCTCCGCGTCCCGGCGCCGATCCCCTCGTCGctcccctcgccggcgcgccctctcctccgccgccgcagcagccaccgcctgccccctcccccgccccccGCCGCGTCAatggccgacgccggcggcgccaccacgAACAAGCCCGCTCCGGCCCCGGCCCCGGAGCCGCCCGAGAAGCCGCTCCCCGGCGACTGCTGCGGCAGCGGCTGCGTCCGCTGCGTCTGGGACGTCTACTACGACGAGCTCGACGCCTACAATAAGGCTCTCGCCGCCCACTCCTCGTCGGCATCCTCCGGCAGCAAGCCCGCTACCAGCGACGGCGCCAAATCATGA
- the LOC4347667 gene encoding uncharacterized protein isoform X2 yields the protein MSTAAAAAASTSLRPASQSALRLAGSPRRWCWGAPALSPARRAFHADTRRRKTLLYATDKGPEESLKKTIEVDRLIEMLRDANPRELDQIVVENVLAFDEGFWVRLAARIDLCKSDDDKKDYEELAENVMNIVDRLVHKTDEKIEQSTDVLKAIISPVMHEGENATWPPRDPEALKLMEKEISNREKEGQLDEGFLSEVNAQLRQAKQDGDKPGLQAMLQKVLQLYASNFLQKRSYAYKGGEVIVPESFLESVIKDCALQLRKTSGTSCCLMG from the exons atgtcgacggcggcggcggccgcggcgtccaCCTCGCTCCGGCCGGCCTCCCAGTCCGCGCTCCGTCTCGCG GGTTcgccgcggcggtggtgctGGGGAGCCCCGGCGCTCTCCCCTGCGAGGAGAGCATTCCACGCGGACACGCGGAGGCG GAAGACTTTGTTATATGCAACTGATAAAGGCCCAGAAGAATCCTTGAAGAAGACAATTGAAGTTGACAGGTTGATCGAGATGCTGAGGGATGCAAATCCTAGAGAG CTTGATCAAATAGTGGTTGAAAATGTTCTGGCGTTCGATGAGGGTTTCTGGGTTCGGCTGGCAGCAAGAATTGATCTATGCAAATCGGATGATGATAAA AAAGACTATGAAGAATTGGCTGAAAATGTCATGAACATAGTTGACCGTCTTGTCCATAAGACTGAT GAAAAGATTGAACAGTCAACTGATGTGCTGAAGGCAATTATTAGTCCTGTGATGCACGAAGGTGAAAACGCCACGTGGCCACCGAGAGATCCGGAGGCTCTCAAATTGATGGAGAAA GAAATTTCAAATAGAGAAAAAGAAGGACAGCTAGACGAAGGATTTCTGTCAGAGGTTAATGCTCAGTTGAGGCAG GCTAAACAAGATGGAGATAAACCAGGACTTCAAGCTATGCTGCAGAAGGTGTTGCAGCTGTATGCGTCCAATTTTCTCCAAAAGCGTAGTTACGCTTACAAAG GGGGAGAAGTAATAGTGCCTGAAAGTTTTCTTGAATCTGTAATAAAGG ATTGTGCCTTGCAGCTCCGGAAAACGAGTGGAACAAGCTGTTGCTTGATGGGTTAA
- the LOC4347668 gene encoding protein MEI2-like 6, whose protein sequence is MSCLSRLNASAAPWEPPVARAMAVEQYCPPPQSLLPPPPLPPVAVPTTCGCAACLQGCFVPVGVQAAFPHAAAGCAPPPPVMPVMIVYRVVQPPPPAAHATRCQITEIEDGGGVETAKAVDGDEPQPFIRTVRSTRRRKAAAIRLPKAFRAALLPPPPPPCALGFTATTTSLMIRNIPNKFLKARLMAILDQHCADENGKCHRRGGGGGRSVVKSEYDFFYVPIDFKTGFNKGYAFVNMTTATAARRLRAFLQDHRWDAAMSGKVCDVVPAAIQGLDAFVAHFSASCFPCRTKEFLPVWFEPPRDGEQQTKAHVVGRLVVRPR, encoded by the exons ATGTCTTGCCTCTCTCGCCTCAACGCCTCGGCGGCGCCATGGGAGCCGCCGGTGGCACGCGCCATGGCCGTCGAGCAGTACTGCCCGCCGCCACAGTccttgctcccgccgccgccgctgccgccggtcgccgttcccACCACCTGCGGTTGCGCCGCCTGCCTCCAGGGCTGCTTCGTTCCGGTGGGGGTTCAAGCTGCCTTCCCGCACGCCGCTGCTgggtgcgcgccgccgccgccggtgatgccGGTGATGATAGTGTACCGCGTCGtgcagcctccgccgccggcagctcACGCCACGCGCTGCCAGATCACGGAgatcgaggacggcggcggcgtggagaccGCGAAAGCTGTGGACGGCGACGAGCCGCAGCCGTTCATCCGCACGGTGCGCAGCACTCGTCGCAgaaaggcggcggcgatccGCCTTCCCAAGGCTTTTCGAGCGGCGCttttgccgccaccgccgccgccatgcgcgTTGGGGTTCACAGCTACTACTACCTCCTTGATGATAAGGAACATCCCCAATAAGTTCCT GAAGGCGAGGCTGATGGCTATCCTGGACCAGCACTGCGCCGACGAGAACGGCAAGTgtcaccgccgcggcggcggcggcggccgcagcgtCGTGAAGTCTGAATACGACTTCTTCTACGTACCCATCGACTTCAA GACTGGGTTCAACAAGGGGTACGCCTTCGTCAACAtgacgacggcgaccgcggcgcggcggctccgcgCGTTCCTCCAGGACCACCGCTGGGACGCCGCCATGTCCGGCAAGGTCTGCGACGTCGTGCCCGCCGCCATCCAG GGGCTCGACGCGTTCGTGGCGCACTTCTCGGCGTCGTGCTTCCCCTGCCGCACCAAGGAGTTCCTGCCGGTGTGGTTCGAGCCGCCGCGCGACGGCGAGCAGCAGACGAAGGCGCACGTGGTCGGCCGCCTCGTCGTGCGCCCACGCTag